A genomic region of Micromonospora sp. NBC_01796 contains the following coding sequences:
- a CDS encoding (2Fe-2S)-binding protein yields MITLSVNGVPRTLPIEPRVSLLDALRDRLDLTGTKKGCNQGACGACTVWVDKRRVLACLTLAITCEMREITTIEGLAGDGELHPMQTAFIERDAFQCGYCTPGQIMSAVAFLAEGHQPDDPQIKEWMSGNLCRCAAYPHIRAAIRQVHEASIAGGSDAAG; encoded by the coding sequence ATGATCACGCTCTCGGTGAACGGCGTCCCGCGTACGCTCCCGATCGAACCCCGGGTGAGCCTGCTCGACGCGCTACGCGACCGGCTCGACCTGACCGGCACCAAGAAGGGCTGCAACCAGGGCGCCTGCGGGGCCTGCACGGTCTGGGTGGACAAGCGCCGGGTGCTGGCCTGCCTCACCCTGGCGATCACCTGCGAGATGCGGGAGATCACCACGATCGAGGGGCTCGCCGGCGACGGCGAACTGCACCCGATGCAGACCGCGTTCATCGAACGGGACGCCTTCCAGTGCGGCTACTGCACCCCGGGACAGATCATGTCGGCGGTGGCCTTCCTCGCCGAGGGACACCAACCGGACGACCCGCAGATCAAGGAATGGATGAGCGGGAACCTGTGCCGGTGTGCGGCGTACCCGCACATCCGGGCCGCGATTCGCCAGGTACACGAGGCCAGCATCGCCGGGGGCAGCGATGCGGCCGGTTAG
- a CDS encoding FAD binding domain-containing protein encodes MRPVSYSRVPDVATAIGAVSADPDGTFLAGGTTQVDLLRIYVEQPGRLVDINDLPLRQVESVDGGGLRIGAVARMSDVAQAQVVRHGFPVISQALLLGASPQLRNMASIGGNLMQRVRCGYFRDLAAGCNKRAPGSGCAALHGINRGHAILGTSERCIATHPSDLAVALVALDAVVHTQSASGGRAIPVDDFFLLPDDTPEREHPLDHGELIVSVEVPATRSAARSLYLKVRDRESYEFALVSVAVAIDLHGGAISEIRLALGGVATKPWRARQAERMLIGAPPTTENFTAAAREELLPAVPYGMNEFKIELARRSIVRALEAITADNWQTATATGGTA; translated from the coding sequence ATGCGGCCGGTTAGTTACTCCCGCGTCCCGGACGTCGCCACCGCCATCGGCGCGGTCAGCGCCGACCCCGACGGCACCTTCCTGGCCGGCGGCACCACCCAGGTCGACCTGCTCCGGATCTACGTCGAACAGCCGGGCCGGCTGGTCGACATCAACGACCTGCCGCTGCGCCAGGTCGAGTCGGTCGACGGCGGCGGGCTGCGGATCGGCGCGGTCGCCCGGATGAGCGACGTGGCCCAGGCACAGGTGGTCCGGCACGGGTTCCCGGTCATCTCCCAGGCGCTGCTGCTCGGTGCCTCCCCGCAACTGCGCAACATGGCCTCCATCGGCGGCAACCTGATGCAGCGGGTCCGCTGCGGTTACTTCCGCGACCTCGCCGCCGGCTGCAACAAGCGGGCACCGGGCAGCGGGTGCGCCGCGCTGCACGGCATCAACCGGGGTCACGCCATCCTCGGTACCAGCGAACGCTGCATCGCCACCCACCCGTCCGACCTGGCCGTCGCGCTGGTCGCGCTGGACGCGGTGGTGCACACCCAGAGCGCCTCCGGTGGGCGGGCGATCCCCGTCGACGACTTCTTCCTGCTGCCCGACGACACCCCGGAACGGGAGCACCCGCTCGACCACGGCGAGCTGATCGTGTCCGTCGAGGTGCCGGCCACGAGGTCCGCCGCCAGGTCGCTCTACCTCAAGGTCCGGGACCGGGAGTCGTACGAGTTCGCGCTGGTCTCGGTTGCCGTCGCGATCGACCTGCACGGCGGGGCGATCAGTGAGATCCGGCTGGCGCTCGGCGGTGTCGCGACCAAGCCGTGGCGGGCCCGGCAGGCCGAGCGGATGCTGATCGGGGCACCTCCCACCACGGAGAACTTCACCGCCGCCGCCCGGGAGGAGTTGCTGCCGGCGGTCCCGTACGGGATGAACGAGTTCAAGATCGAGCTGGCCCGGCGCAGCATAGTGCGCGCCCTGGAGGCGATCACCGCCGACAACTGGCAGACCGCCACGGCCACCGGAGGTACGGCATGA